A genomic stretch from Malus domestica chromosome 15, GDT2T_hap1 includes:
- the LOC103415988 gene encoding uncharacterized protein isoform X2, which produces MFIAMDRRNKEDDTYNCPSPSAFFKFGSQEGSNIGLASFHSSNSLNRSKNSLNRNPQLLDSVEMGRIWWCLHRRLTPGLQHHLHSPQRQQIPPPNPLRSLFPKALPLICHQFSNNSGQVSVDVGLKLFLSTSGAFYFMFIVFA; this is translated from the exons ATGTTTATTGCCAT GGATAGGAGAAACAAAGAGGATGACACTTATAACTGCCCCTCCCCATCGGCCTTCTTCAAATTTGGATCACAAGAAGGGAGCAACATAG GGTTGGCTTCATTTCATTCCAGTAACTCTCTAAATAGGtccaagaactcactaaatag AAATCCTCAACTGTTGGATTCTGTTGAGATGGGCAGAATTTGGTGGTGTCTTCATCGTCGATTGACACCTGGACTGCAACATCATCTTCACTCACCCCAGCGTCAGCAGATTCCACCTCCAAATCCTCTCCGATCCTTATTCCCAAAAGCTCTCCCTCTGATTTGTCATCAG TTTTCCAACAATTCCGGTCAGGTCAGCGTTGATGTTGGTCTTAAACTATTCCTCAGCACCTCAGGTGCCTTCTATTTCAT GTTTATAGTGTTTGCTTGA
- the LOC103415988 gene encoding uncharacterized protein isoform X1 produces the protein MGLHPTFHKFKFHRSRLCRLCLQLDQRDRRNKEDDTYNCPSPSAFFKFGSQEGSNIGLASFHSSNSLNRSKNSLNRNPQLLDSVEMGRIWWCLHRRLTPGLQHHLHSPQRQQIPPPNPLRSLFPKALPLICHQFSNNSGQVSVDVGLKLFLSTSGAFYFMFIVFA, from the exons ATGG GTCTCCACCCCACATTTCACAAGTTCAAATTCCATAGAAGTCGGTTGTGCAGATTGTGTCTGCAATTAGATCAGAG GGATAGGAGAAACAAAGAGGATGACACTTATAACTGCCCCTCCCCATCGGCCTTCTTCAAATTTGGATCACAAGAAGGGAGCAACATAG GGTTGGCTTCATTTCATTCCAGTAACTCTCTAAATAGGtccaagaactcactaaatag AAATCCTCAACTGTTGGATTCTGTTGAGATGGGCAGAATTTGGTGGTGTCTTCATCGTCGATTGACACCTGGACTGCAACATCATCTTCACTCACCCCAGCGTCAGCAGATTCCACCTCCAAATCCTCTCCGATCCTTATTCCCAAAAGCTCTCCCTCTGATTTGTCATCAG TTTTCCAACAATTCCGGTCAGGTCAGCGTTGATGTTGGTCTTAAACTATTCCTCAGCACCTCAGGTGCCTTCTATTTCAT GTTTATAGTGTTTGCTTGA
- the LOC103415988 gene encoding uncharacterized protein isoform X3, with product MKGGSHTSFLLRARGDDGLYKKKNLPGLASFHSSNSLNRSKNSLNRNPQLLDSVEMGRIWWCLHRRLTPGLQHHLHSPQRQQIPPPNPLRSLFPKALPLICHQFSNNSGQVSVDVGLKLFLSTSGAFYFMFIVFA from the exons ATGAAGGGTGGATCACACACTTCCTTCTTACTTAGAGCAAGAGGAGATGACGGtttgtataaaaagaaaaacttaccAG GGTTGGCTTCATTTCATTCCAGTAACTCTCTAAATAGGtccaagaactcactaaatag AAATCCTCAACTGTTGGATTCTGTTGAGATGGGCAGAATTTGGTGGTGTCTTCATCGTCGATTGACACCTGGACTGCAACATCATCTTCACTCACCCCAGCGTCAGCAGATTCCACCTCCAAATCCTCTCCGATCCTTATTCCCAAAAGCTCTCCCTCTGATTTGTCATCAG TTTTCCAACAATTCCGGTCAGGTCAGCGTTGATGTTGGTCTTAAACTATTCCTCAGCACCTCAGGTGCCTTCTATTTCAT GTTTATAGTGTTTGCTTGA